From the Halorhabdus utahensis DSM 12940 genome, one window contains:
- a CDS encoding NADH-quinone oxidoreductase subunit J: MGVLELIAFGLFALTTVGASLGVVLVRDVWHAALMLGIALLSVAVFYVMNQAPFVAAMQVLVYVGGVLILISFAVMLTRRNDPDSDGVAQ, translated from the coding sequence ATGGGAGTACTCGAACTGATCGCTTTTGGGCTGTTCGCACTGACGACCGTCGGTGCCAGCCTGGGGGTCGTGCTGGTACGTGACGTCTGGCACGCGGCGCTGATGCTAGGTATCGCCCTGCTCAGCGTCGCCGTCTTCTACGTCATGAACCAGGCACCGTTCGTCGCCGCGATGCAGGTACTGGTGTACGTCGGCGGCGTCCTCATCCTGATTAGCTTCGCCGTCATGTTGACGCGCCGCAATGATCCTGACTCGGATGGGGTGGCACAGTGA
- the nuoL gene encoding NADH-quinone oxidoreductase subunit L, whose amino-acid sequence MTGIFDFAPAIALLPLAAFVVVLLGGNYLPKRGALAGIAALGGSLVLSALSLVAVANGDPYHAELYTFLSGEGAISLHFGILIDPLSALMLTLVSLIALLVFVFSLGYMNDEGEGGLRRYYAELSLFAFSMLAFVFADNLLMAFMFFELVGLCSYLLIGFWFREPGPASAAKKAFLVTRFGDYFFLVGTVAILSMFGTGLFVGEEGFPKLAQHAIDGGQTFYGLGAETAITLAGLLVLGGVIGKSAQFPLHTWLPDAMEGPTPVSALIHAATMVAAGVYLVARMYGFYLLSPTALGVIALVGGFTALFAASMALVKQELKQVLAYSTISQYGYMMLALGGGGYVAAVFHLTTHAIFKALLFLGAGSVIIAMHHNENMWDMGGLKDKMPVTYYAFLSGSLALAGIFPFAGFWSKDEVLYETLIHGLGGSPLLLAGYAMGLAAVAFTGFYTFRMVLLTFHGEPRTETAENPHAVRWNVKLPLAVLGILAAVGGVINLAPVEKVTGVHLTFLHDWLGSATELLSVHHYEVLLHDYAHYTAENPLGEVGTVLAGAAVSLGLALLGAGIAYRLYAVPDPEEHTDRLGGLKTLLMNNYYQDEYQVWLARGVTVPIARAADTFDQSIVDGVVNATSSVSLFGSERVRRIQSGVVTNYASLVTLGLVALLVAFALLGGWF is encoded by the coding sequence ATGACAGGAATATTTGACTTCGCTCCGGCGATCGCATTGCTCCCGCTGGCCGCCTTCGTCGTCGTGCTGCTCGGCGGCAATTACCTGCCAAAGCGCGGCGCGCTGGCCGGCATCGCCGCGCTGGGGGGCTCGCTCGTCCTCTCGGCGCTTTCGCTGGTGGCCGTGGCCAACGGCGATCCGTACCACGCGGAACTCTATACGTTCCTCTCCGGAGAGGGCGCGATCAGTCTGCACTTCGGCATCCTGATCGATCCGCTCTCGGCGCTGATGCTCACCCTCGTTTCGTTGATCGCCCTGCTGGTCTTCGTCTTCTCGCTCGGGTACATGAACGACGAAGGAGAGGGCGGCCTCCGGCGGTACTACGCCGAGCTCTCGCTGTTCGCCTTCAGTATGCTCGCCTTCGTCTTCGCGGACAATCTCCTGATGGCGTTCATGTTCTTCGAACTCGTCGGGCTGTGTTCGTACCTGCTGATCGGCTTTTGGTTCCGCGAACCCGGGCCGGCGTCGGCCGCGAAGAAAGCCTTCCTCGTGACCCGTTTCGGGGACTACTTCTTCCTCGTGGGCACCGTCGCCATCCTCTCGATGTTCGGCACCGGGCTGTTCGTCGGCGAGGAGGGCTTCCCGAAACTCGCCCAGCATGCGATCGACGGGGGCCAGACTTTCTATGGCCTGGGTGCGGAGACGGCCATTACGCTCGCTGGTCTGCTGGTGCTCGGCGGTGTGATCGGCAAGTCCGCCCAGTTCCCGCTACACACGTGGCTCCCTGACGCGATGGAGGGTCCGACCCCCGTCTCGGCGCTGATCCACGCGGCGACGATGGTCGCCGCCGGCGTCTACCTCGTCGCGCGGATGTACGGCTTCTACCTGCTTTCCCCGACCGCCCTGGGCGTGATCGCCCTCGTCGGCGGATTCACCGCGCTCTTTGCGGCGTCGATGGCGCTGGTCAAACAGGAACTCAAGCAGGTGCTCGCCTATTCGACGATCTCCCAGTACGGGTATATGATGCTCGCGCTGGGCGGCGGCGGGTACGTCGCGGCGGTTTTCCACCTCACGACCCACGCGATATTTAAGGCGCTGCTGTTCCTGGGTGCCGGGTCGGTCATCATCGCCATGCACCACAACGAGAACATGTGGGACATGGGTGGGCTCAAAGACAAGATGCCCGTGACCTACTACGCGTTCCTCTCGGGCTCGCTCGCGCTTGCTGGCATCTTCCCCTTTGCCGGCTTCTGGTCGAAAGACGAGGTGCTCTACGAGACGCTGATCCACGGGCTGGGCGGCTCGCCGCTCCTGCTCGCCGGCTACGCGATGGGACTGGCCGCCGTCGCCTTCACCGGCTTTTACACCTTCCGGATGGTCCTGCTGACCTTCCACGGCGAGCCCCGGACGGAGACGGCCGAGAACCCCCATGCGGTCCGGTGGAACGTCAAACTCCCGTTGGCCGTGCTCGGGATCCTGGCGGCCGTCGGCGGCGTCATCAACCTCGCGCCGGTCGAGAAGGTTACGGGCGTCCACCTGACCTTCCTCCACGACTGGCTGGGGAGCGCCACGGAACTACTCTCGGTTCATCACTACGAAGTGCTGCTCCACGATTACGCGCACTACACGGCCGAGAACCCGCTCGGCGAGGTCGGAACCGTCCTCGCGGGCGCAGCGGTTTCGCTCGGCCTCGCTCTCCTGGGGGCCGGCATCGCCTATCGACTCTATGCCGTGCCGGATCCCGAGGAACACACGGACCGGCTCGGCGGCCTCAAGACGTTGCTCATGAACAACTACTACCAGGACGAGTATCAGGTCTGGCTGGCCCGGGGCGTGACGGTACCGATCGCCCGCGCGGCCGACACATTCGATCAGAGTATCGTCGACGGCGTCGTCAACGCCACTAGTAGCGTGAGCCTCTTCGGCAGCGAGCGCGTCCGCCGGATCCAGTCCGGCGTCGTGACCAACTACGCCTCGCTGGTCACGCTCGGGCTGGTCGCGTTGCTGGTCGCCTTCGCACTGCTCGGGGGGTGGTTCTAA
- the nuoK gene encoding NADH-quinone oxidoreductase subunit NuoK produces MVGVIPYLLLSAAVFAIGVFGVLTRRNALIFLMSVELMLNAANINFVAFSLHYGNLTGQVFALFVMALAAAEVAVGIGIILVLYRNFGDIDVTVPTTMRW; encoded by the coding sequence ATGGTCGGTGTCATTCCGTACCTCCTGCTGTCGGCTGCTGTCTTCGCTATCGGCGTCTTCGGCGTGCTGACGCGCCGGAACGCCCTGATTTTCCTCATGTCCGTCGAGTTGATGCTCAATGCCGCGAACATCAACTTCGTGGCGTTCTCGCTGCACTACGGCAACCTGACGGGGCAGGTGTTCGCACTGTTCGTGATGGCGCTGGCCGCCGCCGAGGTCGCAGTCGGCATCGGCATCATCCTCGTCCTGTACCGTAACTTCGGTGATATCGACGTGACCGTTCCGACGACGATGCGGTGGTAA